The Bradyrhizobium barranii subsp. barranii genome segment GGATGCCGTGGATGGCGCCGACATAGCGCGTGCCGAACATGTCGCGCAGATAGGCCGGCACGGTGGAAAAGCCGCCGCCATACATGCTGACGATGATCAGGAAGCACAGCACGAACAGCACGACATTGCCGCTCGCGCCGGCATAGGGCACGGTCACGTAGAGGGCGATTCCGAGCACCATGTAGACGAAATAGGTGCTCTTGCGTCCGATGAAGTCGGATAGCGAGGCCCAGCTGAAACGTCCGCCCATGTTGAACAGGCTCATCAGGCCGACGAGACCTGCGGCCGCCACCGCGGTGATGTGGGCGGGGAACATCTCCTGGCTCATCGCCGAGGCCTGGCCGAGCACGCCGATGCCGGCGGTGGTGTTGCAGAACAGCACGATCCAGATCAGCCAGAACTGCGGCGTCTTGACCGCCTGGTAGACGAACACGTCGTTCCTGGTCATCAGCTTGGTGGCGGCCGCAGGCGGCACATAACCCTCCGGCTTCCAGCCCTGCGCCGGCACGCGCACGATGGCGGAGCCGACCATCATGAAGACGAAGTAGACACAGCCGAGCGTGATGAAGGCGCCGAGCACGCCGACGTCGCTCGTGGTCGCAAACTTGCTCATCAGCCATACGGAGAGGGGGGAAGCGATCAGCGCGCCGCCGCCAAAGCCCATGATCGCCATGCCGGTAGCCATCCCCGGCCGGTCGGGAAACCACTTCATGAGCGTCGAAACCGGGGAGATGTAGCCGATGCCGAGCGCGCAGCCGCCGATCACGCCGTAGCCGAGATAGATGATCCAGAGATTGTGGAGATAGACGCCGAGGGCCGAGATCAGGAATGCGCTCGCCCAGGCAACGCCGGCAGTGAACATCGCCTTGCGCGGGCCGCCTTCCTCGACCCAGCGTCCGAACACTGCGGCCGACAGTCCGAGGAAAACCATCGCGATGGAGAAAATCCAGCCGAGCTCGGTGAGCTTCCAGTCGCCGGATGCCGATTGGGTGACGCCGATCAGCTTGGTCATCGGCAGGTTGAAGACGCTGAAGGCGTAGGCCTGTCCGATGCACAAATGCACGCAAAGCGCCGCGGGCGGCACCATCCATCGGCTGTAGCCCGGCCTTGCGATCGTGTGCTCGCGATCAAGGAAGGGCAGCAGCGAACGTGCAGGCATTCCCGATGCGTCGAGCGTCGTCGTCATCCAATCCTCCGGTGCCTCGCTGTTCTCGGGGGCGGCCTTTACGGGCAGCCGGGCGATGGCGCGGGATCAGGCTACGCAGAAGGATGATTTTGACAAACGAATAATATGCGCTGTTACAATCGGATTAATCGATATTAGAAAAAGCAGAAATCGGCATGGCGTTTTCGCGATAGACAAAAGGTCCGGGCGGTCTCGCGCCGCCCGGACCTGATCTGAAGAATGACAACGTCATCTGCATTGGTTTGGTACGGTATGTCAGCCGATGCTACTTCGCTGTGACCGCATTCGCAGCCTTCCGGATCACATCCAGCACCACATCCGGCTTCGACAGCATGGGGACGTGGGACGAAGGCACTTCGGTCACGGTGGCGTTCATGCGCTTCGAGACGAAGTGTTGCAGATCGGGGTGAACCGTCTGGTCCTTGCTGGCGAGGATGTACCAGCTCGGCTTCGAGGTCCACGCTGTGCCATCGACCTTCTGGGTCAGGAGATCCGCAACCGGCGCCCCTTGCGTTGCG includes the following:
- a CDS encoding L-lactate MFS transporter, producing MTTTLDASGMPARSLLPFLDREHTIARPGYSRWMVPPAALCVHLCIGQAYAFSVFNLPMTKLIGVTQSASGDWKLTELGWIFSIAMVFLGLSAAVFGRWVEEGGPRKAMFTAGVAWASAFLISALGVYLHNLWIIYLGYGVIGGCALGIGYISPVSTLMKWFPDRPGMATGMAIMGFGGGALIASPLSVWLMSKFATTSDVGVLGAFITLGCVYFVFMMVGSAIVRVPAQGWKPEGYVPPAAATKLMTRNDVFVYQAVKTPQFWLIWIVLFCNTTAGIGVLGQASAMSQEMFPAHITAVAAAGLVGLMSLFNMGGRFSWASLSDFIGRKSTYFVYMVLGIALYVTVPYAGASGNVVLFVLCFLIIVSMYGGGFSTVPAYLRDMFGTRYVGAIHGILLTAWSMAGIAGPVLINYIREYNVTHGVPKAQAYNTTMYIMAGLLVVGFLANLCVRAVDKRHHMQDEDNSGLEAARAA